In Nymphaea colorata isolate Beijing-Zhang1983 chromosome 13, ASM883128v2, whole genome shotgun sequence, one DNA window encodes the following:
- the LOC116267315 gene encoding uncharacterized protein LOC116267315, with product MSLKQILTSAVLKGVIEAMARIFGHVLNPTRQRSPHKILQKKLIGNKVAEWYPYNIKKDDPLVMGRLEHERLAKLEMLERRGKGPPKKGQGKRAVKHNR from the coding sequence ATGAGTCTGAAGCAGATTTTGACGTCGGCGGTGCTCAAGGGAGTGATAGAGGCGATGGCTAGGATCTTCGGGCACGTTCTCAACCCGACGAGGCAGAGATCTCCTCACAAAATCCTTCAGAAGAAGCTGATCGGCAATAAGGTGGCGGAGTGGTACCCGTACAACATCAAGAAGGACGACCCCCTGGTCATGGGGAGGCTCGAGCACGAGCGCCTGGCAAAGCTCGAGATGTTGGAGCGTCGAGGGAAGGGCCCGCCCAAGAAGGGACAGGGCAAGCGTGCCGTTAAGCACAACAGATAA
- the LOC116267311 gene encoding uncharacterized protein LOC116267311 — translation MSLKQILKSAALKGVTEERDRIFGHFLNPTGQRSPHKILRKKLISDKVAEWYPYDIKKDDPLVMRRLEHEHLVKLEMMKGPPKKGQGKHAVKHNK, via the coding sequence ATGAGTCTAAAGCAGATTTTGAAGTCGGCGGCGCTCAAGGGAGTGACAGAGGAGAGGGATAGGATCTTCGGGCACTTTCTCAACCCGACGGGGCAGAGATCTCCTCACAAAATCCTTCGAAAGAAGCTGATCAGCGATAAGGTGGCAGAGTGGTACCCGTACGACATCAAGAAGGATGACCCCCTGGTGATGAGGAGGCTCGAGCACGAGCACCTGGTGAAGCTCGAGATGATGAAGGGCCCACCCAAGAAGGGACAGGGCAAGCATGCCGTTAAGCACAACAAATAA